A genomic window from Acetobacter sp. includes:
- a CDS encoding RelA/SpoT family protein, whose translation MLSRGRSGALPENDEIVEVSADRLIQRILRYNPDADVALVQKAFEVARNAHDGQLRDAGDPYITHPLSVAMILARFRMDVPSIATALLHDTIEDTGVTVETLREQFGPTIAELVDGVTKLTRLELQSDRTKQAENFRKLVLAMSKDIRVLIVKLADRLHNMRTLHFVQREDRRRRIARETMDIYAPLAGRIGMDRVKTELQNLAFAQLEPEADATIRARLNYLRGQGADIIEDVKRELIRLCHESGLESVDVKGREKSPYSIWEKMQRRNVAFEQLSDIMAFRLIVESREECYAALGAIHGAFPMIAGRFKDYISTPKANGYQSLHTGVTLRHPRNQKIEVQIRTEEMNDIAENGVAAHWAYKQLPTGTVSDDATRQMKRPRWVQDLLEILEDSAAPDEFLENTKLELYQDQVFCFTPKGQLIPLPAGATPVDFAYAVHSQVGDSCVGAKVNGRLVPLRYELQNGDQVEIMTARGGAPSPSWERFVVTGKARARIRRYVAQQQRQVSLDSGKAALAKAFRQEGVDGSEKVLETLLKELKQASVEDLYVAVGTNSIGPRDVVHAAYPELRRTTRGPRMVPGLVARAPMPRPKTGGAGMAPLVGLGAGIAVHFAGCCHPLPGDRIVGVVASGKGVTIHTAACQTLESFAATPERFLDVDWDYEALGRIGKAGSEPFVGRVTVIAANEPTMLATITNGVSRQDGSIVNLKIVHRQLDFMEVLVDVEVRDLRHLSGVIGGLRSVEGISQVERARS comes from the coding sequence ATGCTCTCCCGTGGCAGGAGCGGGGCGCTTCCCGAAAATGATGAAATCGTCGAGGTTTCAGCGGATCGTCTGATCCAGCGTATCCTGCGCTACAATCCGGATGCAGACGTTGCGCTCGTCCAGAAAGCCTTCGAGGTCGCGCGTAACGCGCACGACGGCCAACTGAGGGACGCGGGAGACCCCTACATCACCCATCCGCTCTCCGTTGCGATGATCCTCGCCCGGTTCCGGATGGATGTGCCGTCCATCGCGACAGCCCTTTTGCATGATACGATCGAAGATACCGGCGTCACCGTCGAGACGCTGAGGGAACAGTTTGGTCCCACGATCGCCGAACTCGTCGATGGCGTCACCAAGCTGACCCGTCTGGAACTTCAGTCCGACCGTACCAAGCAGGCCGAGAATTTCCGCAAGCTCGTGCTGGCGATGTCGAAGGACATCCGTGTCCTTATCGTCAAGCTGGCGGACCGTCTGCACAACATGCGGACCCTGCATTTCGTGCAGCGCGAGGACCGCAGACGCCGCATCGCCCGTGAGACGATGGATATCTATGCGCCGCTCGCCGGACGCATCGGTATGGATCGCGTCAAGACCGAGCTTCAGAATCTTGCTTTTGCGCAACTGGAGCCGGAAGCCGACGCCACCATTCGCGCCCGTCTGAATTATCTGCGCGGGCAGGGTGCGGACATCATCGAGGACGTCAAGCGCGAACTGATCCGTCTCTGTCATGAATCGGGTCTTGAGAGTGTCGATGTGAAAGGGCGGGAGAAATCGCCCTATTCGATCTGGGAAAAGATGCAGCGCCGCAATGTGGCGTTCGAGCAGTTGTCCGACATCATGGCCTTCCGTCTCATCGTGGAGTCGCGGGAGGAGTGTTACGCCGCGTTGGGTGCGATTCACGGCGCTTTCCCGATGATCGCCGGACGGTTCAAGGATTACATCTCCACGCCGAAGGCCAACGGCTACCAGAGCCTTCATACCGGCGTGACCCTGCGTCACCCGCGCAACCAGAAAATTGAAGTTCAGATCCGCACCGAGGAGATGAATGACATCGCCGAAAATGGTGTGGCGGCGCACTGGGCCTACAAGCAGCTTCCCACCGGAACGGTATCGGACGACGCCACGCGGCAGATGAAGCGCCCGCGCTGGGTGCAGGATCTTCTTGAAATTCTGGAAGATTCCGCTGCTCCGGATGAGTTTCTCGAAAATACCAAGCTCGAACTCTATCAGGATCAGGTTTTCTGTTTCACGCCGAAAGGCCAGTTGATCCCGCTGCCCGCCGGGGCGACCCCGGTCGATTTCGCCTACGCCGTTCATAGTCAGGTCGGTGATTCGTGCGTCGGCGCGAAGGTGAATGGGCGGCTGGTGCCGCTGCGGTACGAGCTTCAGAACGGCGATCAGGTCGAGATCATGACCGCTCGCGGCGGTGCGCCATCGCCGTCATGGGAGCGGTTTGTCGTCACCGGCAAGGCCCGCGCCCGTATCCGCCGTTATGTCGCGCAGCAGCAGCGTCAGGTCTCGCTGGATTCCGGCAAGGCGGCTCTGGCCAAGGCGTTCCGTCAGGAAGGCGTCGATGGTTCCGAAAAAGTGCTGGAGACGCTGCTCAAGGAACTGAAGCAGGCCTCTGTCGAAGACCTGTATGTCGCGGTCGGCACCAACAGCATCGGCCCGCGCGATGTGGTTCACGCCGCCTACCCGGAACTCCGCCGCACCACCCGTGGCCCCCGTATGGTGCCGGGACTCGTGGCGCGTGCGCCGATGCCCAGACCAAAGACGGGAGGCGCCGGAATGGCGCCGCTGGTCGGGCTCGGGGCGGGGATTGCCGTTCATTTCGCGGGATGCTGCCATCCGCTGCCGGGAGACAGGATTGTCGGCGTCGTGGCCAGCGGCAAGGGCGTCACCATCCATACGGCGGCCTGCCAGACGCTGGAATCCTTTGCCGCCACACCGGAGCGTTTTCTGGATGTGGACTGGGATTACGAGGCGCTCGGGCGGATCGGGAAAGCTGGCAGCGAGCCGTTTGTTGGCCGCGTCACTGTGATCGCCGCGAACGAGCCGACCATGTTGGCGACGATCACCAACGGTGTGTCCAGACAGGATGGCTCGATCGTCAATCTCAAGATCGTGCATCGCCAGCTCGATTTCATGGAAGTGCTGGTTGATGTGGAAGTACGTGACCTGCGGCATCTTTCGGGTGTGATCGGCGGACTCCGTTCCGTGGAGGGGATTTCACAGGTCGAACGGGCGCGGTCGTGA
- the acpS gene encoding holo-ACP synthase — protein sequence MIIGTGMDLCDMRRIEKAIERFGPRFLDRVFTETERARAERRSGQARIGAYAKRWAAKEACAKALGTGFADGVFHSCIGVGNLPSGQPLLTLTGGAAVRLAAMIPAGMEGRLHLSMTDDTPYALAQVMIEALPRL from the coding sequence ATGATCATCGGCACCGGCATGGACCTGTGCGATATGCGCAGGATCGAGAAAGCCATCGAACGCTTTGGTCCCCGCTTTCTGGACCGTGTCTTTACGGAAACCGAGCGGGCTCGGGCGGAACGCCGTAGCGGACAGGCCCGGATCGGCGCTTACGCCAAGCGCTGGGCCGCCAAGGAAGCCTGCGCCAAAGCGCTTGGGACAGGCTTTGCCGATGGTGTGTTCCATAGCTGCATCGGCGTGGGAAATCTGCCGTCCGGGCAACCGCTGCTGACACTGACCGGAGGGGCCGCCGTCAGGCTGGCCGCCATGATTCCGGCTGGTATGGAAGGGCGTCTGCACCTGTCGATGACGGATGATACACCGTATGCACTGGCGCAGGTCATGATCGAGGCCCTGCCACGCCTCTGA
- the lepB gene encoding signal peptidase I encodes MKPTDESVTTQEHGTARRGESLFDFVRWLASVILLVLVVRTFLYEPFNIPSGSMIPTLQVGDYLWVSKYSYGYSKYSFPLSPNLFQGRVWGAEPHRGDVAVFRFTKNPSIDYVKRIVGLPGDHIQMRDGQLYLNGTAVPCAPEGEYAEQDEYHMGREGHLCRETLPGSAGRLPIEHGVLRFPEDGQRNDTPDYVVPAGYFFAMGDNRDHSADSRFMGDEDQDLGFVPMENLVGRAGMIFFSVDMTHPIWQFWAWPTEIRWARLFHVVH; translated from the coding sequence ATGAAGCCGACGGACGAAAGCGTAACGACGCAGGAGCATGGGACTGCCCGCAGAGGGGAGAGCCTGTTTGACTTCGTGCGCTGGCTTGCGAGTGTCATTCTGCTGGTTCTGGTAGTGCGCACATTCCTCTACGAACCGTTCAACATCCCCTCCGGCTCGATGATCCCGACGCTGCAGGTGGGGGATTATCTGTGGGTTTCCAAATACAGCTACGGCTATTCGAAATACTCCTTCCCGCTTTCTCCCAACCTGTTTCAGGGACGTGTCTGGGGCGCTGAGCCGCATCGCGGCGATGTGGCGGTGTTCCGCTTCACCAAGAACCCGTCCATTGATTACGTGAAGCGGATTGTGGGTCTGCCGGGTGATCACATCCAGATGCGTGACGGGCAGCTCTATCTGAACGGAACGGCCGTCCCCTGTGCTCCTGAAGGCGAATATGCCGAGCAGGATGAGTATCACATGGGACGGGAAGGGCACCTGTGCCGTGAGACGCTGCCCGGAAGCGCCGGACGGCTGCCGATTGAGCACGGCGTCCTGCGTTTTCCGGAGGACGGGCAGCGGAACGACACGCCTGATTACGTTGTGCCCGCCGGTTATTTCTTCGCCATGGGCGACAATCGCGATCACAGCGCGGACAGCCGGTTCATGGGGGATGAGGATCAGGACCTCGGCTTCGTGCCCATGGAGAATCTTGTGGGCCGGGCAGGTATGATCTTCTTCTCGGTGGATATGACGCACCCGATCTGGCAATTCTGGGCCTGGCCGACGGAAATCCGGTGGGCCCGGCTTTTCCATGTCGTGCACTGA
- the rnc gene encoding ribonuclease III — protein MEQTVLDRLQQRIGYRFASTKLLGEALTHRSAAHQRRTGKRSGKNQTKGAGSNERLEFIGDRVLGLLMAEWLLERYPDEQEGALGSRHAHLVSRTALAQVAQELGLPEALDVAEHEDKAGIRGTANVLADALEAILGALYLDGGLEPPRKLVRQWWGSAIIAQARPPKDPKTALQEWVLARGLALPAYEVISADGPSHAPCFVVEVHAAGMVGEGEAGSKRAAESAAAANLLERFNTAPGAGRT, from the coding sequence GTGGAACAGACCGTACTCGACAGGTTGCAGCAGCGGATTGGGTATCGCTTCGCCAGCACGAAGCTGCTTGGGGAAGCGTTGACCCATCGTTCCGCGGCACACCAGCGGCGCACGGGGAAACGCTCAGGAAAAAACCAGACCAAGGGCGCGGGCTCGAATGAACGGCTTGAGTTCATCGGTGACCGTGTGCTTGGGCTGCTGATGGCGGAATGGCTGCTGGAACGCTATCCGGATGAGCAGGAAGGGGCGCTCGGTTCGCGTCACGCCCATCTGGTGTCACGCACAGCACTGGCGCAGGTGGCACAGGAACTGGGACTGCCCGAGGCTCTGGATGTCGCCGAGCACGAGGACAAGGCGGGGATACGCGGCACGGCGAACGTGCTGGCGGATGCGCTCGAAGCCATTCTGGGCGCGCTGTATCTGGACGGTGGGCTTGAGCCGCCCCGCAAACTGGTCCGGCAATGGTGGGGAAGCGCCATCATCGCGCAGGCGAGGCCACCGAAAGACCCCAAAACGGCCTTGCAGGAATGGGTGCTGGCCCGTGGGCTGGCTCTGCCCGCCTATGAGGTGATCAGCGCGGACGGGCCGTCACATGCCCCCTGCTTTGTCGTGGAAGTTCACGCCGCCGGTATGGTCGGCGAAGGAGAGGCGGGTAGCAAGCGGGCGGCTGAAAGTGCCGCCGCGGCCAACCTGCTGGAAAGATTTAACACTGCACCGGGAGCAGGACGGACATGA
- the era gene encoding GTPase Era produces the protein MTEETRCGFAALVGAPNAGKSTLLNRMAGAKLSIVSPKAQTTRFRVLGILIRHATQILIVDTPGIFRPKRKLDRAMVAAAWSGSEDADVTLLLIDAKSGLDEATTAVVEQLAKAGRRVWLVLNKTDLVTPQSLLPLTAAVAEMIPVEHVFMISARTGNGVDDLLDRLAESLPLGPFLYPEDDMTDLPDRLLAAELVREQIFLQTHEEVPYGATVETESFVERPDGSVRIDVTVYVARANHKAILIGERGRRIREIGLKARLQLADLLDRPCHLFLNVKERAGWDEERARLRAIGLDDNA, from the coding sequence ATGACAGAAGAGACACGGTGCGGGTTCGCCGCGCTGGTCGGGGCGCCGAATGCAGGGAAATCGACCCTGCTGAACCGTATGGCGGGCGCGAAGCTGTCGATCGTCAGCCCCAAGGCGCAGACAACGCGTTTCCGGGTGCTCGGTATCCTGATCCGGCATGCAACGCAGATTCTGATTGTTGATACGCCGGGCATCTTCCGCCCGAAGCGCAAGCTCGACCGCGCCATGGTGGCGGCCGCATGGTCAGGGTCCGAAGATGCGGACGTCACGCTGCTGCTGATCGACGCGAAATCCGGACTGGATGAAGCGACGACGGCTGTGGTCGAGCAGTTGGCGAAGGCCGGACGACGTGTCTGGCTGGTGCTGAACAAGACGGATCTGGTGACGCCGCAGTCCCTGCTGCCGTTGACGGCGGCGGTCGCCGAGATGATCCCGGTCGAGCACGTCTTCATGATCAGCGCCCGGACAGGCAATGGCGTGGACGATCTGCTTGACCGTCTGGCGGAGTCCCTGCCTCTCGGACCGTTCCTGTATCCGGAAGACGACATGACCGATCTGCCGGATCGGTTGCTGGCGGCGGAACTGGTGCGTGAGCAGATCTTTCTGCAGACGCATGAGGAAGTGCCGTATGGCGCGACGGTCGAGACGGAAAGTTTCGTCGAACGTCCGGATGGCTCCGTACGGATTGATGTCACGGTCTATGTTGCCCGGGCGAACCACAAGGCGATCCTCATTGGCGAGCGGGGTCGCCGTATCCGGGAAATCGGCCTCAAGGCGCGGCTTCAGCTTGCCGACCTGCTGGACCGCCCCTGTCATCTGTTCCTCAATGTGAAGGAGCGCGCTGGCTGGGATGAGGAGCGGGCGCGCCTGCGGGCCATCGGGCTCGACGATAACGCCTGA
- the pyrH gene encoding UMP kinase, translating to MNITAEGPATPRRALLKISGEALMGTGQYGVDAQTVDRIAADVAAVAQSGVQVCLVVGGGNIFRGLTAAARGMDRAQGDYAGMLATVINALMVQNALEREGIPTRVMSAIHMSSIAEPYIRRRAVRHMEKGRVVIFAAGTGNPFFTTDTAAALRAAEMDCDILLKGTQVDGVYDSDPRKNPDAKRYESLTYLEVLSRDLNVMDAAAISLARENRLPIIVFNIHEAGAFQRVLRGEGPFTRIEEAG from the coding sequence ATGAACATCACCGCTGAAGGCCCCGCCACGCCGCGTCGTGCGCTCCTGAAAATCTCCGGTGAGGCGTTGATGGGCACCGGCCAGTATGGTGTTGACGCCCAGACGGTCGACCGCATCGCGGCTGACGTCGCCGCAGTCGCACAGAGCGGCGTTCAGGTCTGCCTCGTCGTCGGTGGCGGCAATATTTTCCGCGGCCTGACAGCCGCTGCACGCGGTATGGATCGCGCCCAGGGCGATTACGCCGGGATGCTGGCCACCGTGATCAACGCGCTGATGGTGCAGAATGCTCTGGAACGGGAGGGCATCCCCACCCGGGTCATGTCGGCCATTCACATGTCCTCGATCGCCGAGCCATATATCCGTCGTCGCGCTGTCCGCCATATGGAAAAAGGCCGGGTGGTGATCTTCGCCGCTGGGACGGGCAACCCCTTCTTCACCACGGATACGGCGGCAGCCCTGCGCGCAGCCGAGATGGACTGCGATATCCTGCTCAAGGGAACGCAGGTGGACGGCGTCTATGACTCCGATCCCCGCAAGAATCCGGACGCCAAGCGCTATGAGAGCCTGACATATCTTGAAGTTCTGTCGCGCGATCTCAATGTCATGGACGCGGCGGCCATCAGCCTCGCCCGTGAGAACAGACTGCCGATCATCGTCTTCAATATTCACGAAGCGGGTGCGTTCCAGCGCGTGCTGCGTGGCGAAGGGCCATTTACACGGATTGAAGAAGCCGGTTGA
- the frr gene encoding ribosome recycling factor encodes MEGAMESLRRDFAGLRSGRANAALLEPVRVEAYGGEVPLTQVATIAAPEARMLTVQVWDRSLAGLVEKAIRDSGLGLNPAGEGQTIRVPIPQLTEERRNELAKAAGRYSEGAKIAVRGVRRDGMDKTKGFEKKGEISEDDVKTWSDVIQKLTDQYVKKIDEALSEKEREIKQV; translated from the coding sequence ATGGAAGGAGCGATGGAAAGTCTTCGTCGTGATTTTGCCGGTCTGCGTTCCGGACGCGCCAACGCGGCTCTGCTGGAGCCGGTGCGTGTCGAGGCTTATGGTGGTGAAGTGCCGCTGACGCAGGTGGCGACGATCGCGGCTCCGGAAGCCCGCATGCTGACGGTTCAGGTCTGGGACCGCTCGCTGGCTGGTCTGGTGGAAAAGGCTATCCGCGATTCAGGTCTGGGTCTCAACCCGGCGGGCGAAGGTCAGACCATCCGCGTGCCGATTCCCCAGTTGACCGAAGAGCGTCGTAACGAACTGGCCAAAGCTGCCGGTCGTTATTCGGAAGGCGCTAAGATCGCCGTTCGCGGTGTCCGTCGTGACGGCATGGACAAGACCAAGGGCTTCGAGAAGAAGGGTGAGATCAGCGAGGACGACGTGAAGACGTGGTCGGACGTGATCCAGAAGCTCACTGACCAGTATGTGAAGAAAATCGACGAGGCGCTTTCCGAAAAAGAGCGCGAGATCAAACAGGTCTGA
- the uppS gene encoding polyprenyl diphosphate synthase → MDGNGRWAASRGLPRIAGHRAGAEAVTRCLKAARTHGLEYLTLYAFSSENWRRGPDEVADLKGLLRFYLRHKVAELHSQQVRILFVGEVYRFGPDLCDELERAERLTAHNTGLTLLLALSYGGRSEIVQAAKALARAAQRGEIDPDSIDEDVVSRHLLTAGIPDPDVIVRTSGEHRLSNFLLWQSAYAELVFLDQLWPDFNETSFMRVLEIYARRDRRFGARPA, encoded by the coding sequence ATGGATGGAAACGGACGGTGGGCGGCCTCCCGTGGGCTGCCGCGCATCGCCGGTCATCGCGCGGGAGCCGAGGCGGTGACCCGCTGCCTGAAGGCTGCGCGGACGCATGGGCTGGAATATCTGACGCTCTACGCGTTTTCGTCTGAAAACTGGCGGCGCGGCCCTGATGAAGTGGCGGATCTGAAGGGTCTGCTCCGCTTTTATCTCCGTCACAAGGTGGCGGAACTGCACAGCCAGCAGGTACGCATCCTGTTTGTCGGTGAAGTATACCGTTTCGGCCCTGATCTCTGCGATGAGCTTGAGCGGGCTGAACGGCTGACGGCGCATAATACCGGCCTGACGCTGCTGCTCGCCCTGTCCTATGGAGGGCGCAGCGAAATCGTGCAGGCCGCGAAGGCGCTGGCGAGGGCGGCGCAACGCGGCGAGATCGACCCCGATTCGATTGATGAGGATGTCGTGTCGCGTCATCTGCTGACGGCGGGCATCCCAGATCCGGATGTCATTGTCCGCACGAGCGGTGAGCACCGGCTTTCCAATTTCCTGCTCTGGCAGAGCGCCTATGCCGAACTGGTTTTCCTCGATCAGCTCTGGCCGGATTTCAATGAAACCAGCTTCATGCGGGTGCTGGAGATTTACGCCCGCCGGGACCGTCGCTTCGGTGCGCGCCCGGCGTGA
- a CDS encoding phosphatidate cytidylyltransferase: MTARGSNWQDLRPRLISAAVLIIVAATAIGAGGVIYGGLIILTMCGLASEMAGLFGLSTRSWRGVLYLGWALCAGIVAYSGRWTQLAAFPMSAFIFGPALWCGNAIIGAAGASLLWLRLGVDTGIWSVVFVIALVVASDSSAYLVGRLVGGPKLAPSISPGKTRSGAVGGLVGAMLIGVVLAWLAGKNGGLPLSVVLFRSAVWAVLLGVVAQTGDLIESAVKRRRGVKDSGTLLPGHGGLLDRFDALLAVAPLAALLSLAARHGAGFWTVGADDILVALMRMMGR; this comes from the coding sequence GTGACCGCCAGAGGCTCGAACTGGCAGGATCTCAGGCCGCGCCTCATATCCGCAGCGGTGCTCATCATCGTGGCCGCGACGGCGATCGGGGCGGGGGGCGTGATCTATGGTGGTCTCATCATTCTGACCATGTGCGGGCTGGCGTCGGAGATGGCCGGACTGTTCGGGCTGTCGACGCGGTCATGGCGTGGCGTGCTGTATCTCGGCTGGGCCTTATGTGCGGGGATCGTGGCCTATAGCGGACGCTGGACGCAGCTTGCCGCCTTCCCCATGAGCGCTTTCATATTCGGCCCGGCCCTGTGGTGCGGCAATGCGATCATTGGCGCGGCGGGCGCTTCGCTGTTGTGGCTGCGCCTCGGTGTCGATACCGGCATATGGTCGGTGGTGTTCGTTATCGCTCTGGTCGTGGCCAGTGATTCCTCGGCCTATCTGGTGGGGCGTCTTGTCGGTGGCCCGAAGCTGGCGCCGTCCATTTCTCCCGGAAAAACGCGTTCAGGCGCTGTGGGTGGTCTCGTCGGCGCCATGCTGATTGGCGTGGTGCTGGCGTGGCTTGCCGGGAAGAATGGTGGTCTGCCGCTGTCTGTAGTGCTGTTCCGGAGCGCGGTGTGGGCTGTGTTGCTGGGTGTGGTGGCGCAGACAGGCGACCTGATCGAGAGCGCCGTGAAACGCCGGCGCGGTGTGAAGGATTCCGGCACGTTGCTGCCGGGCCATGGTGGGCTGCTCGATCGTTTCGATGCGCTGCTGGCGGTCGCGCCGCTAGCAGCGTTGCTGTCTCTGGCGGCGCGGCATGGCGCGGGTTTCTGGACTGTCGGGGCGGACGATATTCTGGTCGCCCTGATGAGAATGATGGGGCGCTGA
- the dxr gene encoding 1-deoxy-D-xylulose-5-phosphate reductoisomerase gives MKTVTVLGCTGSIGCSTVDLLHQSGDDVAVRVLVGGRNATLLAEQAKALRAEQAVIADETLLPELKSLLAGTDVKISGGRAAVIEAAGVPADWTMAAITGAAGLEPTLAAVRNGRTVALANKEALVCAGDVMLRAVKDAGATLLPVDSEHNAVFQAMADRQADQVEKIILTASGGPFRTATLEQMEAASPAQALKHPTWSMGAKISIDSASMFNKGLEVIEAARIFGLTEDRIDVLVHPQSVVHGMVQYTDGSLIAQMGSADMRIPIAHCLAWPKRMATTSSRLDLAAFGTLVFEAPDPVRFPALRLARQALREGGAASTILSAANEVAVDAFLNNRIGFLDIPRIVEAVMTALGAPAINDLDAVLHWDAQARRAAEERVLKRAA, from the coding sequence ATGAAGACAGTAACGGTTCTGGGATGCACGGGAAGCATCGGCTGCTCGACGGTCGATCTGTTGCATCAGTCGGGCGACGATGTGGCGGTGCGGGTGCTGGTCGGTGGCCGGAACGCCACCCTGCTGGCCGAGCAGGCGAAAGCGCTGCGTGCGGAACAGGCCGTAATCGCCGATGAGACGCTGCTGCCGGAACTGAAATCCCTGCTTGCCGGAACCGATGTAAAAATCAGTGGCGGTCGTGCGGCTGTAATCGAGGCCGCTGGCGTGCCCGCCGACTGGACCATGGCGGCGATCACGGGAGCCGCCGGTCTGGAGCCGACCCTTGCCGCCGTCAGGAATGGTCGCACCGTGGCGCTGGCCAACAAGGAAGCGCTGGTCTGCGCGGGCGATGTCATGCTGCGCGCCGTCAAGGACGCCGGTGCGACATTGCTGCCCGTCGATTCCGAACATAACGCTGTCTTTCAGGCCATGGCTGACCGACAGGCTGATCAGGTCGAGAAGATCATTCTGACCGCGTCCGGCGGGCCGTTCCGCACGGCGACGCTGGAGCAGATGGAGGCGGCGTCGCCCGCGCAGGCGCTCAAGCATCCGACATGGAGCATGGGGGCGAAAATCAGCATCGATTCCGCCTCCATGTTCAACAAAGGTCTGGAAGTCATCGAAGCCGCCCGGATTTTCGGTCTGACCGAAGACCGCATTGACGTGCTGGTGCATCCGCAGTCGGTTGTGCATGGTATGGTGCAGTACACGGATGGCAGCCTGATCGCCCAGATGGGTTCCGCCGACATGCGTATCCCCATCGCGCATTGCCTTGCCTGGCCGAAGCGCATGGCGACGACCTCGTCCCGTCTCGATCTGGCGGCTTTTGGAACACTGGTTTTCGAGGCGCCGGACCCTGTGCGCTTTCCGGCCCTTCGTCTTGCGCGACAGGCGCTGCGTGAGGGTGGAGCGGCATCCACGATTCTCTCCGCCGCAAACGAAGTGGCTGTTGACGCTTTCCTGAACAACCGTATCGGCTTTCTCGATATTCCCCGGATTGTCGAGGCGGTCATGACGGCTCTGGGCGCTCCGGCGATCAATGATCTGGACGCTGTCCTGCACTGGGATGCGCAGGCGCGACGTGCCGCGGAAGAGCGTGTCCTGAAGCGGGCTGCCTGA
- the rseP gene encoding RIP metalloprotease RseP: MHDLIRTILAFCVVLGVLVFIHELGHYLAARWRGVKVETFSIGFGPPLVRWTDKAGTEWRVGPIPLGGFVKPHGFEGPDEATDEQKAAWETGRTFHDKPVLSRAIIILAGPVFNFVLAFVLFVLLFATCGQPIPRNEVADVKAGSAAATAGLKVGDKILGLGDLGSSDVAAIQKQVASEPGQQTTIHIRRGAEDMILPVTLGEVAGTSAKAKPIGQLGIEFASTPGEPQSFPTAVVSGAKATWMTTVQTLDGLVQIITGQHTARDLGGPLRIAQMSGQVAQYGFASLLSFMALLSVNLGLINLFPVPILDGGRLVFYLVEAIRGRPVPKKIQELGFQAGFALLAGLFLFSTFNDLSRFGLFRWLSSLAG; the protein is encoded by the coding sequence ATGCATGACCTGATCCGGACGATCCTCGCATTCTGCGTCGTCCTTGGCGTTCTGGTCTTCATCCATGAACTCGGTCATTACCTCGCCGCACGCTGGCGCGGGGTGAAGGTCGAGACGTTCTCCATCGGCTTCGGGCCGCCGCTGGTCCGCTGGACGGACAAGGCCGGGACCGAGTGGCGTGTCGGACCGATCCCGTTGGGCGGGTTCGTTAAACCGCATGGTTTCGAAGGCCCCGATGAAGCGACGGACGAGCAGAAGGCGGCTTGGGAGACGGGGCGGACCTTCCATGACAAGCCGGTCCTGTCGCGGGCCATCATCATTCTCGCCGGGCCGGTCTTCAATTTCGTGCTGGCGTTTGTGCTGTTCGTGCTGCTGTTCGCAACCTGCGGCCAGCCCATTCCCCGCAATGAAGTCGCCGATGTAAAGGCCGGGAGCGCCGCCGCGACCGCCGGTCTGAAGGTTGGCGACAAGATTCTCGGGCTGGGTGATCTGGGCAGTTCTGACGTCGCCGCGATCCAGAAGCAGGTCGCTTCCGAGCCGGGGCAGCAGACGACCATTCATATCAGGCGCGGCGCTGAGGATATGATCCTGCCGGTGACGCTGGGAGAAGTGGCGGGAACTTCGGCGAAGGCGAAGCCCATCGGCCAGTTGGGTATCGAGTTCGCCTCGACGCCCGGCGAACCACAGTCCTTCCCGACGGCGGTCGTCAGCGGGGCGAAAGCGACCTGGATGACGACCGTTCAGACGCTGGACGGGCTGGTCCAGATCATCACTGGTCAGCACACGGCCCGGGATCTCGGTGGACCGTTGCGGATCGCGCAGATGTCCGGACAGGTGGCGCAGTATGGCTTTGCCAGCCTGCTCTCCTTCATGGCGCTGCTTTCGGTCAATCTGGGGCTGATCAACCTGTTCCCGGTGCCGATTCTGGATGGAGGCCGTCTGGTGTTCTATCTGGTGGAAGCGATTCGGGGCCGGCCCGTGCCGAAAAAGATACAGGAACTGGGGTTTCAGGCGGGCTTCGCGCTGCTGGCGGGACTGTTCCTGTTTTCCACCTTCAACGATCTTTCGCGCTTCGGTCTTTTCAGGTGGCTGTCCTCGCTGGCGGGGTGA